In the Leifsonia sp. 466MF genome, one interval contains:
- a CDS encoding response regulator codes for MYLRVVIVDDHERFREQAAELLRLESFMVVGDSATAAGGIELSRRLAPDVVLLDVGLPDASGFDIVPAMRATGAAVVLTSSRSATDYGRRVADSGAEGFINKDELTGEAIRTLLR; via the coding sequence ATGTACCTCCGCGTTGTGATCGTCGACGACCACGAGCGGTTCCGCGAACAGGCGGCGGAGCTGCTCCGCCTGGAGAGCTTCATGGTGGTCGGCGACAGTGCGACCGCCGCCGGCGGCATCGAGCTGAGCCGTCGGCTGGCCCCGGACGTCGTGCTGCTCGACGTCGGTCTGCCCGACGCCAGCGGCTTCGACATCGTGCCCGCGATGCGGGCGACGGGCGCCGCCGTCGTGCTCACGTCGAGCCGGTCGGCGACCGACTACGGAAGACGCGTCGCCGACAGCGGCGCGGAGGGTTTCATCAACAAAGACGAGCTGACCGGTGAGGCGATCCGCACCCTGCTAAGGTAA
- a CDS encoding LuxR C-terminal-related transcriptional regulator, producing the protein MAVADDAVLLREGIGQILRAGGMEVVASVDTAEELLRAVAADGDVDAIVLDIKMPPTHTDEGLRALERLRASGSRAGILLLSMYTTASYAIRAMSAGSGTGYLLKDRVADADTLVTAVRTVARGGSVVDPEVVQLLVTARSSEATVESLSSRERDVLRLMAEGKSNVGIATELHLSLRTVESHIGHIMAKLGVEDSAEGHRRVLAVLRFLGRDA; encoded by the coding sequence GTGGCCGTCGCCGACGATGCAGTGCTGCTGCGCGAGGGGATCGGACAGATCCTGCGCGCGGGCGGTATGGAGGTCGTCGCCTCGGTGGACACCGCCGAGGAACTTCTGCGCGCCGTCGCGGCCGACGGGGATGTGGACGCGATCGTGCTCGACATCAAGATGCCGCCCACCCACACCGATGAGGGGCTGCGCGCTCTGGAGCGTCTGCGTGCGAGCGGTTCGCGCGCCGGCATCCTGCTTCTCTCCATGTACACCACCGCGTCGTACGCGATACGGGCGATGAGCGCCGGCAGCGGCACCGGCTACCTGCTCAAGGACCGCGTCGCCGACGCCGACACCCTGGTCACCGCCGTCCGCACCGTGGCACGCGGCGGCTCGGTGGTCGACCCCGAAGTCGTGCAGTTGCTCGTCACCGCACGGTCATCGGAGGCGACGGTCGAGTCGCTCTCCTCCCGGGAACGCGATGTTCTACGGCTGATGGCGGAGGGCAAGTCGAACGTGGGCATCGCCACCGAGCTGCACCTGAGCCTCCGCACCGTCGAATCCCACATCGGGCACATCATGGCGAAGCTGGGCGTGGAGGATTCCGCCGAAGGCCACCGGCGGGTGCTCGCGGTGCTGCGCTTCCTCGGCCGGGACGCCTGA
- a CDS encoding sensor histidine kinase produces the protein MDAALPAHPEVARTGDVGVAPARPGAGRLILRALAVTVTIASNVTAQVLSAITGDYGPRPSGVGWAIVFISVAVVYVVCAVIAWRIVRSPIPGWLMVGAAFFWSAGAWYPLVRQWGWVWPWVQGVTDLWAVLVGLLVLCYPTGRLVARFDRAILLAISIAFAVRLGGTLLFSSPEPSECGCVMNPYAVLPSDTADYWLGLAWRFVGLALMLTVAARLIARWFTSSLPARRVAFVMPLAILLWCYGTVQDSLSFAFGWDSGWLQFIPPVAIALIPPAFVGGVLYARGLRSRMADLVIVARDKVDRGLWESSLARMLHDGSLRVFWWDEPLQSYQTSDGKPVPDAGLTDRPGRSVLAIDSDQGPIALIEHDVALSQDDRLLDAVSSALLLSVDNDRLRGRLERTIQELRESRLRIVEEGYLARRKLERDLHDGSQQQLVSLAISLRIATSKAEAHGDEELAGDLQRASEQLADALRELRELARGIHPTVLTDGDLRSAIEELGLRSHVPVEVRVDIAERLPEVVEETIYYCVSEALANAAKHARARTCTVMVSRADATVTVIVKDDGQGGARIEPGGGLEGLRDRVEAVSGRAEVRSVEGLGTIIELTIPVQGS, from the coding sequence ATGGATGCCGCGCTCCCGGCGCATCCGGAGGTCGCGCGCACCGGCGACGTGGGCGTCGCCCCGGCACGACCGGGCGCGGGCCGGCTGATCCTCCGCGCGCTCGCCGTGACCGTCACCATCGCGTCGAACGTCACGGCCCAGGTGCTCAGCGCGATCACCGGCGACTACGGGCCGCGTCCCTCCGGCGTCGGCTGGGCCATCGTCTTCATCTCCGTCGCGGTCGTCTACGTCGTCTGCGCGGTGATCGCCTGGCGGATCGTGCGGAGCCCCATCCCCGGCTGGCTCATGGTCGGAGCCGCCTTCTTCTGGTCGGCGGGCGCCTGGTACCCGCTGGTCCGGCAGTGGGGCTGGGTGTGGCCATGGGTGCAGGGCGTGACGGACTTGTGGGCGGTGCTGGTCGGGCTGCTCGTGCTCTGCTACCCCACGGGGAGGCTGGTCGCGCGTTTCGACCGCGCCATCCTGCTGGCCATCTCGATCGCCTTCGCGGTGCGTCTCGGCGGCACCCTGCTGTTCTCGTCGCCGGAGCCGTCCGAGTGCGGCTGCGTGATGAACCCGTACGCCGTGCTCCCCAGCGACACGGCCGACTACTGGCTGGGGCTTGCGTGGCGGTTCGTCGGCCTCGCCCTCATGCTGACCGTGGCGGCCCGCCTGATCGCCCGCTGGTTCACCAGCTCCCTCCCCGCCCGCCGGGTGGCCTTCGTGATGCCGCTCGCCATCCTGCTCTGGTGCTACGGCACGGTGCAGGACTCGCTGAGCTTCGCGTTCGGCTGGGACAGCGGCTGGTTGCAGTTCATCCCGCCGGTCGCGATCGCGCTCATCCCTCCGGCGTTCGTCGGCGGTGTGCTCTACGCGAGGGGACTGCGCTCGCGGATGGCGGACCTCGTCATCGTCGCGCGCGACAAGGTCGACCGCGGTCTGTGGGAGTCGAGCCTCGCGCGGATGCTGCACGACGGATCCCTGCGCGTGTTCTGGTGGGATGAGCCGCTGCAGAGCTACCAGACCAGCGACGGCAAGCCGGTGCCGGACGCCGGCCTGACCGACCGGCCGGGACGCTCGGTGCTCGCGATCGACTCCGACCAGGGACCGATCGCCCTGATCGAGCACGATGTAGCGCTCAGCCAGGATGACCGCCTGCTCGACGCCGTCTCCTCGGCCCTGCTGCTCTCGGTCGACAACGACCGGCTGCGCGGGAGGCTGGAGCGCACCATCCAGGAGCTGCGGGAGTCGCGCTTGCGCATCGTCGAGGAGGGCTACCTCGCCCGCCGGAAGCTGGAACGCGACCTGCACGACGGCAGCCAGCAGCAACTCGTGTCGTTGGCCATCAGCCTCCGCATCGCGACGTCCAAGGCCGAGGCGCACGGTGACGAGGAGCTCGCGGGCGACCTGCAGCGCGCCTCCGAGCAGCTCGCGGACGCCCTCCGCGAGCTCCGGGAGCTCGCCCGCGGCATCCACCCCACCGTGCTGACGGACGGCGACCTCCGTTCGGCGATCGAGGAGCTGGGACTGCGGAGCCACGTGCCCGTCGAGGTCCGCGTCGACATCGCCGAGCGGCTTCCCGAGGTGGTCGAGGAGACCATCTACTACTGCGTCTCGGAAGCCCTCGCCAACGCCGCCAAGCACGCGCGGGCACGCACGTGCACCGTCATGGTCTCGCGAGCGGACGCGACGGTCACGGTCATCGTGAAGGATGACGGCCAGGGCGGCGCGCGCATCGAGCCGGGCGGTGGCCTCGAGGGCCTCCGCGACCGGGTGGAGGCGGTGTCCGGCCGGGCGGAGGTGCGCTCGGTCGAGGGCCTCGGCACGATCATCGAGCTCACCATCCCGGTGCAGGGTTCCTGA
- a CDS encoding cutinase family protein — protein MRGTDEPAGSGSANGGRTYASGGLGDAVDSIANYARSDKNLPIYVEALNYPATAYQAPFTTYINSVNVGVARLAAEVENLASTCPSTNNLLVGYSQGAHVISNMLSGSNPPAFTTVSLSPGARAHIKAVVLLASPSFRPGQSWNAPNQARTTAGLFPADAGKLSAWTALAGNSNNTARTQQPIAREWCFEGDAFCQSAFPNGMTIHRNYWKSSAMAEAWGFIYQKITSNE, from the coding sequence GTGCGTGGCACAGATGAACCCGCTGGCTCGGGAAGCGCCAATGGTGGCCGTACCTACGCATCAGGAGGCCTCGGCGACGCAGTCGACTCCATCGCGAACTATGCCCGATCAGACAAGAACCTTCCCATCTACGTCGAGGCTCTGAACTACCCGGCGACGGCCTACCAGGCTCCATTCACCACCTACATCAACAGCGTCAATGTCGGTGTGGCGCGCCTTGCCGCCGAGGTGGAGAACCTCGCGTCTACCTGCCCGAGCACGAATAATCTCCTGGTCGGCTACTCACAGGGGGCGCACGTCATCAGCAACATGTTGTCCGGATCCAATCCGCCGGCCTTCACCACTGTGTCCTTGTCGCCCGGCGCCAGGGCCCACATCAAAGCGGTCGTCTTGCTCGCGAGCCCGTCGTTTCGGCCGGGTCAGAGTTGGAACGCACCCAACCAGGCGCGGACCACTGCCGGACTCTTTCCCGCTGATGCTGGCAAGCTCAGCGCGTGGACGGCCCTCGCCGGGAACTCGAATAACACGGCCCGGACGCAACAGCCGATTGCGCGCGAATGGTGTTTTGAAGGCGACGCATTCTGTCAATCCGCGTTTCCCAATGGCATGACGATTCACCGCAATTACTGGAAGTCGAGCGCGATGGCGGAAGCGTGGGGATTCATCTACCAGAAGATCACGTCGAATGAATAG
- a CDS encoding inorganic phosphate transporter, with amino-acid sequence MDILVTVVAVIVVALVFDFTNGFHDTANAMATSVATGALKPRTAVLISAVLNLVGAFLSTAVAQTISGGVIKEGSSGVDITPTMIFAGLVGAVLWNLVTWYFGLPSSSTHALFGGLIGAAVIGAGFGAVDWGVLLSKVIVPALLSPLVAGGVALVATFAAYRITRNARVHGAEAGFRHGQTVSASLVSLAHGTNDAQKTMGVITLTLIAAGYLSSGSAPPFWVIVSCGLAIALGTYLGGWRIMRTVGKRITDVKAPQGFAAETSSAATILVSSHLGFALSTTQVTSGAVVGSGLGKKLASVRWGVVGRIATAWVVTLPAAALVGGLAAWIASASLVGLIGVAVVGLLAGLGLWALSRRNPVTRHNVNEGDEAEDDASGSRTTAPVGAGQEG; translated from the coding sequence ATGGACATCCTCGTCACGGTCGTCGCCGTGATCGTCGTCGCCCTCGTCTTCGACTTCACGAACGGCTTCCACGACACCGCCAACGCGATGGCGACCTCCGTCGCCACCGGCGCACTCAAGCCCCGGACGGCCGTGCTCATCTCGGCCGTCCTCAACCTGGTCGGCGCGTTCCTGTCGACCGCAGTCGCCCAGACGATCTCCGGCGGCGTCATCAAGGAGGGGTCGTCGGGTGTCGACATCACCCCGACGATGATCTTCGCCGGGCTGGTCGGCGCGGTGCTGTGGAACCTGGTCACCTGGTACTTCGGTCTGCCGTCGAGCTCGACCCATGCGCTGTTCGGCGGCCTGATCGGCGCCGCGGTGATCGGGGCGGGCTTCGGAGCCGTCGACTGGGGCGTGCTGCTGAGCAAGGTCATCGTCCCCGCCCTGCTGTCGCCCCTGGTCGCGGGAGGCGTCGCCCTGGTGGCCACCTTCGCGGCCTACCGCATCACCCGTAACGCACGTGTCCACGGCGCGGAGGCCGGGTTCCGGCACGGCCAGACGGTGTCTGCCTCGCTGGTCTCGCTCGCGCACGGCACGAACGACGCCCAGAAGACCATGGGCGTCATCACCCTGACGCTGATCGCCGCCGGCTACCTGAGCTCCGGGAGTGCGCCGCCGTTCTGGGTGATCGTCTCGTGCGGCCTGGCGATCGCGCTCGGAACCTACCTCGGCGGCTGGCGCATCATGCGCACGGTCGGCAAGCGGATCACCGACGTCAAAGCGCCGCAGGGCTTCGCGGCCGAGACGTCGTCCGCGGCCACCATCCTGGTCTCGTCGCACCTCGGCTTCGCCCTCTCCACCACGCAGGTCACCTCGGGCGCCGTGGTCGGCAGCGGCCTGGGCAAGAAGCTCGCCTCGGTGCGCTGGGGCGTCGTCGGACGGATCGCGACGGCCTGGGTGGTGACGCTGCCCGCCGCGGCACTCGTCGGAGGGCTGGCGGCCTGGATCGCCTCCGCCAGCCTGGTCGGGCTCATCGGCGTCGCCGTGGTCGGGCTCCTCGCCGGTCTCGGACTGTGGGCGTTGTCGCGCCGCAACCCGGTCACCCGGCACAACGTCAACGAGGGCGACGAGGCCGAGGACGACGCGTCCGGCTCGCGTACGACGGCGCCGGTCGGCGCCGGACAGGAGGGATGA
- a CDS encoding MGMT family protein, with translation MPSISDREPDQEDAASASFVERVLEVVDAIPPGLVMTYGDVAATLGSRAARMVGQVMAYYGSDVPWWRVVRASGHPAVGHEHIALQHYRAEGTPLLGGGKTPYRVDLRAARLDDARNHPSDR, from the coding sequence GTGCCCTCGATCTCTGACCGGGAACCCGACCAGGAGGACGCGGCGAGCGCATCCTTCGTCGAGCGGGTGCTCGAGGTCGTGGATGCGATCCCACCCGGGCTCGTGATGACCTACGGGGATGTGGCGGCGACACTGGGGTCGCGTGCGGCCCGGATGGTCGGCCAGGTCATGGCGTACTACGGCTCGGACGTGCCGTGGTGGCGGGTCGTGCGGGCCAGCGGGCACCCTGCCGTGGGCCACGAGCACATCGCGTTGCAGCACTACCGCGCGGAGGGCACTCCCCTGCTGGGCGGCGGAAAGACGCCGTACCGGGTAGATTTACGGGCGGCCCGCCTCGACGACGCGCGGAATCATCCCTCCGACCGATGA
- a CDS encoding GNAT family N-acetyltransferase, protein MAELRLEELSARTVVAANALTLKPGQEQFIAPVSYSAAAAVADPNTSWQRVVLDGDEVVGFIMGNFDPNAEHEEFKAILWRINVDADDQGRGIGTFAVRALADEARARGHQRLYVIWESGELGPEQFFLRSGFQPVGETQYGETIGALDL, encoded by the coding sequence ATGGCTGAGTTGAGACTGGAAGAGTTGAGCGCGCGGACCGTTGTGGCGGCGAACGCGCTCACGCTGAAGCCGGGCCAGGAGCAGTTCATCGCTCCGGTCTCCTACTCGGCCGCGGCCGCGGTCGCCGACCCGAACACCTCGTGGCAGCGCGTCGTGCTCGACGGCGACGAGGTGGTCGGCTTCATCATGGGCAACTTCGACCCGAACGCCGAGCACGAGGAGTTCAAGGCGATCCTCTGGCGCATCAACGTCGACGCCGACGACCAGGGACGCGGCATCGGGACGTTCGCCGTGCGGGCCCTCGCCGACGAGGCGCGCGCACGCGGACACCAGCGTCTCTACGTGATCTGGGAGTCGGGCGAGCTCGGACCGGAGCAGTTCTTCCTGCGCAGCGGCTTCCAGCCGGTCGGCGAGACCCAGTACGGCGAGACGATCGGTGCCCTCGATCTCTGA
- a CDS encoding NADP-dependent isocitrate dehydrogenase, which yields MDKIKVDGTVVELDGDEMTRIIWKAIKDSLIHPYLDVNLEYYDLGIQKRDETDDQITIDAAHAIQKHGVGVKCATITPDEARVEEFGLKKMWKSPNGTIRNILGGVVFREPIIISNIPRLVPGWNKPIVIGRHAFGDQYRATDFTFDGPGTLTMSFQPADGGEAQSFEIYQAPGAGVAMGMYNQDASIRDFARASFNYGLDRQYPVYLSTKNTILKAYDGRFKDLFQEVFDTEYKEKFDAAGLTYEHRLIDDMVASSLKWEGGYVWACKNYDGDVQSDTVAQGFGSLGLMTSVLTTPDGSVVEAEAAHGTVTRHYRQYQQGKPTSTNPIASIFAWTRGLAHRGKLDGNQDLIDFTHTLEDVVVKTVEEGKMTKDLALLVGPEQKFLTTEEFLDAISENLKARLG from the coding sequence ATGGACAAGATCAAGGTTGACGGAACGGTCGTCGAACTCGACGGCGACGAGATGACACGCATCATCTGGAAGGCCATCAAAGACTCTCTCATCCACCCGTACCTCGATGTGAACCTCGAGTACTACGACCTCGGCATCCAGAAGCGCGACGAGACCGACGACCAGATCACGATCGACGCGGCCCACGCCATCCAGAAGCACGGCGTCGGCGTGAAGTGCGCGACCATCACGCCCGACGAGGCGCGCGTCGAGGAGTTCGGCCTGAAGAAGATGTGGAAGAGCCCGAACGGCACGATCCGCAACATCCTCGGCGGCGTGGTCTTCCGTGAGCCGATCATCATCTCCAACATCCCGCGACTGGTCCCCGGCTGGAACAAGCCGATCGTCATCGGCCGTCACGCCTTCGGCGACCAGTACCGCGCCACCGACTTCACGTTCGACGGCCCGGGCACCCTCACGATGAGCTTCCAGCCGGCCGACGGCGGCGAGGCCCAGTCCTTCGAGATCTACCAGGCGCCCGGCGCCGGTGTCGCGATGGGCATGTACAACCAGGACGCGTCCATCCGCGACTTCGCGCGCGCGTCGTTCAACTACGGCCTCGACCGTCAGTACCCGGTGTACCTGTCGACCAAGAACACGATCCTGAAGGCCTACGACGGCCGCTTCAAGGACCTGTTCCAGGAGGTCTTCGACACCGAGTACAAGGAGAAGTTCGACGCGGCCGGCCTCACCTACGAGCACCGCCTCATCGACGACATGGTCGCCTCCAGCCTCAAGTGGGAGGGCGGTTACGTCTGGGCCTGCAAGAACTACGACGGCGACGTGCAGTCCGACACCGTCGCGCAGGGCTTCGGGTCGCTCGGCCTGATGACCTCGGTGCTGACCACGCCGGACGGCTCGGTCGTCGAGGCGGAGGCCGCGCACGGCACGGTGACCCGCCACTACCGCCAGTACCAGCAGGGCAAGCCGACCTCGACGAACCCGATCGCCTCGATCTTCGCCTGGACGCGCGGCCTCGCGCACCGCGGCAAGCTCGACGGCAACCAGGACCTCATCGACTTCACGCACACCCTCGAGGACGTCGTCGTGAAGACGGTCGAGGAGGGCAAGATGACGAAGGACCTCGCGCTCCTCGTCGGCCCGGAGCAGAAGTTCCTCACGACGGAGGAGTTCCTGGACGCCATCAGCGAGAACCTGAAGGCGCGCCTGGGCTGA
- a CDS encoding SDR family NAD(P)-dependent oxidoreductase yields MVTEAPAASTRAPFALTGSRALVTAASRGLGREIALELAGQGADVVLGVRDPGGSAGLVDELRVFGVDAVAIRMDVLDLDACRAAIDVVTEEGGPIGILVNNAGGGIDSPAFEVTEDDFDHVWQLNTRSTFFLSQHVAKSMRENGGGAIVNVASQAGLVALPGEASYCAAKAAVVHLTRCLAVEWGQYGIRVNAVAPTFIETDGTSAALSDDAFRADTVERIAALHRIGEPREVSGAVAFLASPSASLITGQTLAVDGGWTAR; encoded by the coding sequence ATGGTCACAGAAGCCCCCGCCGCATCCACCCGCGCCCCGTTCGCGCTCACCGGTTCACGCGCCCTCGTCACCGCCGCCAGCCGCGGCCTCGGCCGTGAGATCGCGCTCGAACTGGCCGGCCAGGGCGCCGACGTCGTGCTCGGCGTCCGCGACCCCGGCGGCTCGGCCGGGCTGGTCGACGAGCTGCGCGTGTTCGGCGTCGACGCGGTGGCGATCCGGATGGATGTGCTCGATCTGGACGCCTGCCGCGCGGCCATCGACGTGGTGACGGAGGAGGGCGGTCCGATCGGCATCCTCGTCAACAACGCCGGTGGCGGGATCGACTCCCCCGCCTTCGAGGTCACCGAGGACGACTTCGACCACGTCTGGCAGCTCAACACGCGCTCCACGTTCTTCCTGTCGCAGCACGTCGCGAAGAGCATGCGGGAGAACGGAGGCGGCGCGATCGTGAACGTCGCGTCGCAGGCCGGGCTCGTGGCGCTGCCCGGCGAGGCGTCCTATTGCGCAGCGAAGGCCGCCGTCGTCCACCTGACGCGCTGCCTGGCCGTCGAGTGGGGACAGTACGGCATCCGCGTCAACGCGGTCGCGCCGACCTTCATCGAGACCGACGGCACGTCCGCCGCGCTCTCGGACGACGCCTTCCGGGCCGACACCGTCGAGCGCATCGCCGCGCTCCACCGCATCGGCGAGCCGCGCGAGGTCTCCGGAGCCGTGGCGTTCCTGGCGTCCCCGTCCGCCTCCCTGATCACCGGCCAGACCCTCGCCGTCGACGGCGGCTGGACCGCCCGCTGA